Genomic window (Falco cherrug isolate bFalChe1 chromosome 4, bFalChe1.pri, whole genome shotgun sequence):
GTTTTTCGTCATGACTATGCAAAGGAGCTGGGTTTGGCTGTGGTACTTTTATCTCAACACCCCATGAGACCCTCGTGATGTCCCTTATCTCCCTTGGGCAGGTGGTTTCTTGAGGCAGTAATTGCTGTAAGTAGTCTGTAAAATGTTCAAGATGGTGGCTTCTGTAGAGTTTCTCGGTTCCAATAGATTTATGTTTTACCGAGATAGTGCTTGTGTATTTTTTGGATATGACATATTTGCCAGACATTGAGTGTGGAGTATTTCAGCCCAAAAAAGGGAAATTCTTAATATAGGAATTTGCATTCTAATTTGGTACAGCATGCATTCAGTTTATGAGAACGATAAATTTCTCATCCCTTGGCTATTTCTACCTTATGTTCAGCCTTTTATAATGAAATGTTGCTGAAATGAGGCTCGAAGATATTCTGAGAAGAAAGGTATTAGATGGAAAGGACAATTCCAAGATCTGGAAAGACCAGGGAAAACATTGGAGAACACAGCCAGCAAACAAAGTTTGACCCAAGTGGTCTGTTTATCATGTCTAAGCAATAACCCAGGGAAATCTAATGCTAAGAGGTCAGAGTGCTACTTTTACAGGCACATTTGTAATGTTAATACCTGCCAAGTATTTAACATACTCTTTGTGTGGTGATTACTTATCTTGTGATCTGTTGATCCTGCCTGTGCTCTTGCATTTCAGGCTATGCTTTGGATtcataactttaaaaatctttttaaaaaaagtttcatagTAGATGATGATGTTGAGTGTGGGTAGGCACACCAACAGATACATTCTCCATTCCTCTGCAGGGaatttggctgctgctgctttttttgttagTGTAGTACTATTTTTTCACTATTAGCTTTAGTATCTTTAAATTTGATGTAGTACCTTGTACATTTTCCAGTTTGTTGTGAAAGCCTTTAGTTCTTTAATACTTCACATGAATGTCTTTAGTTGATGATAGTTAAGAACAGGCTAAAACAAATGCTACTGTGATTTGTACCAGTGGAAGTCCAAAGTCACTTACTGACTTAAATAAGTGCAGAACTGTTGTCTGGTGGCATTAATACCCTGTTTCTGTATTCTGTTCCAAGATCTCAATGTATAACAGACATACTATGTCTACATTAACTTTACTAGAGAATTAATCAGTGCCAGGGGTGTTCGCAGAGACTTGAATCTGAATCTATTCTTCTAAATTTTTAGACTGGTCCCTGGTACAGTTTGGACATGTTCCTTTCTCCAGAGATTTAACATGCTAGTTTTGGAATGAGCCTATTTCCAGACCTCTGCACTGATCTTGCTAAACCTCagctccctcccccccccccatcaaaatgaaaaagttaagTAAAAGTTGAGAATATCTGCAATTTGAGCTCTAAACATGTCATATTTCTTAAAGTAATTAGATGAATGCTGGTTCTATGCTGGTTCTGATGTGTTACCACTAAAGTTGAAGTAACATTTTGacactgaattttgttttaggcactttaaaacaaaagttttctATTCCATGGCTAAATAGTGATGTTTTTTCCCTTGACAATTATCTTTGCTATTACAAACTCAATCTGTTGAATAATAATGTTATGCTTTAGGAAATGAATGTGATaagcattttcagaagtatGTGCATGGGGTACGGGAGGGTGCAGCAGTCCATCTGAACTtaagtgggttttgttggtttttatgATTACCAGCAAgctacatttttaattcagctgGGAATGATTTGATCTAGGCTACCTTGAAAGTTGAGGTACATTGTTTTTAAGGATGCTAAACTTTAACAGCTGGCATGATTTGGAAATACTTTGATCTTTCTTGTAGCTAAACAAATCTGTGGATGAATATAATGTAGTTTACATCTTGTTactctgttttgtttaatttttttccttgtagacTGCAGAAGCTTCCAAAATATCTACTTTTAGAAAATGTTAAAGGATTTGAATCCTCTTCTGCGAGGTAAAGTCTAATTTatgcaagtttatttttttaataaaggacaTTTTCTTTGGAAGGGGAAGGCAAGAGTTTTATTTCCTAGAATTCAAGTTAACAAAATAGGATCAGATAAGATAGCTAGCAGCTGTGcgttaaaaatactgttttaatttaGGATTGAAAGTCTTAGGTTGTGAAAGGAACTTGCTAAATAACTATTTATTTCTCTAAGCAGATAACAGGTTGactccatttattttatttgatgaTCTTGTGTCCTTTACAAAACATCAATATTaattttcaagggaaaataaCAGTAGGTATAGCACTtggaggttttggggttttatccATGACAGGAGCTCATGTTATCTTGTGTTAAGTTCATGATACAGTATAGGGGCTTTCTTCAGTACCTTTGTTGAAAACAGATTATCAGTGATTCAGAGTTGCCATCAGATGGTCCAGAGATACAGTATGAAGACTGTATAAAATCTTTGAAATGTAGAAGAGGAAAGTTGTCAGTAAGGTTACCTAATGATAGCAGGAGCATTCTCCTCTCTTGTGGGCAAAGCAGGAGATGAGGTTGCAGtcttccttctcatttcttGCTGGCATAGGGTAGGATCTTTCCATAGCATTCCTTAAAGTACTGAGAGAGTAGCCATGCTGTACATCGTGCTTCTTAATGAATatgggaggcagctggcagtTAGCTCTCACTAGTTAAGCATGCAGCAGTCACTTGAACACTTTGTTGTtggtgcaggctgcagctgtagACCCTGCGATTCCCTAGGCTATGCCTTGCTGGCCAGTGTTCGAAACAAGCTGTAGTTCAGGAACACCCCAGTCAGAACGCTTGATTTCTCTTACGACACTTGGGATGCAGTGTCACATACCAGGTACAGGTCACAGCTCCTGCTTTTTGCATAGTTCAAGCATggaataggaaagaaaagacaagtcTTTTTAAGATTGCCATTTCAatgatttttcagttctttatgAAGTACAGTCCTACCGCACTGTTATATCAAAGCCACCAATTTTTGTCATCTGTTGTTAGCCCTTTTGTTAGACTTAGCTGATGCCATGTATGTGAACAGAGTAAAGTAGTGAGCTATTTGTAGTGGGTTTAATCTCCTGTTTTATAATTCACAATTAAGAGAATGTCTTGCCCTctgattattttccttgttGACACACTATAAATACTCTCCTAAGAGATGGGATATTCTTTGAAGGGGTGTTTTGAAGTAGGTATGAGATACCTGTGAATGTGTAATAGTAGTTTTTGGTTATAGTAACACTGAACTTTGTTTATTGTCTCCTCAAGTTCAGAAATCGATGACTTCATATTTGTAATTCCCTGTCCAATTCTTTCTCATAGAATGTGCTGAGTGTCTTGATACCTGAGGTATTGCagttaatgtgtttttatttaggATAAAAAAAGGGCCTAAAGGTTGTATGAAGGGAGTAATTGCATTTTGATTCTTTTCACTGCCAGAAATGAACTTCTGCGAACACTAGCAACATGTGGTTTTAAATGTCAAGAATTTCTCTTGTCTCCGACTTGTGTGAGTACTGAAATTGCTCTAATATTATTTAACTGTTCAAACTGCACTGAGCCCaagaacatttgaaaatgaTCAATTTTATTAAAGAGAGTCACCCCCAGGACTGAAGATACTCTTGAATGAGAAAGCCATGTGGCATGACTTCTGATTTTTCATCAGTATACTGACGTAATCATACTGCTGTTCAGACCCTAGTCCCCTGTTGCTTTGCTACTACTTGATATTTTTTAAGGCAGCATGAATTTACACCGTGAGGAGGAAGGTGGTTTTCCCTGCAGGAGCCTCAGAAGTGCTGATGCCTGTGAATTTCCCAGCACAGAAAATGTCTGTGTTATTTGTGGGAGGAGGGGCTTTGTTTGCATGTTTCCCtggcaactgaaaaaaaaaaaagggttgtGAGAGATTTCAGGTTGTGCAAGACTAAATAGAATCAATGAAATACTTGATGTACTTCCGAGAGAAGCTGATAGAGAGAACCTTAAAAACCAGTTGTGGTGCATTTGTTTTGGTTAGATGTCTTGTAATGCCTTGTTCAAAAAGTCAAGGAGACACcgttttgcatttctgtagaaaacagGTGGTACCTGTCCCAAGAAATTGTGATGCATGTAACTTTTCTTCTTACCTCATACAAGAGTTCTTTTACATTCCTGTTTGTTTACAGAGAAAGTCAAATCCATGAGGTGCAAAGAATAATTGCCACTTGTTTCCTTGAAAGTATGGAAGTTAGAAGTATTTAGGTATTACCAATTAATACTGCTATCTCCAAAGTCACAAAATATATTAGTGTCTTAGTTCTGTTATTTTACGTAATGGCAGATTACTGTATGATGCTAATAGACtacattttctctctttatgaCGTGGGCACCTAAAGGCTAAAGGCTTGTGTGTTTTGCTTACAGCTTGGCATTCCCAATTCTAGGCTGCGATATTTTCTAATTGCAAGGCTTCACCAAGAACCATTTTCCTTTCAAGCTCCTGGTCAGGTGAGTCTGTTAGTATTACTtgaatttgctttgtttcatgaAGGTTTAGGTTTAAATTTTCAGTTTAGTGGTGTGTATTGATGGATGGAGAGAGGGATAAGTGATACCAACAGAAAGGTTAAGTTCTGTCTCTTTTTTCAGCCTGGATGCTGAGTTTTCTAAGGGTTGAGATGCATGTCAGTAGTTTAGATGGCTTTATACAGTTGGGGAACAGTAGCTGATAGTGGGCTAGAAAACAACTCATTCTGCTCCTTTTTCATGCCCTTGGGAAGGCATTTTTGCAAAGGCAATTATTTGTGGTTGTTCCTGACGTCGCTGCTGGTAGGTCAGCAAATCTTAATGCCAATATTTTTTGAAACCTTCATGAAAATAACATCAGATGGTTACTTGCTTTATTCTGAGCATCTCTTGAAGGAATTTTACTCACTGCAGTGTCAGCTGTCAGGTTGCTTATCCAGtgcagttctttatttttttttccttacaatttCTTCTTAGATATTGACAAGATTCCCACATCACGATCTAGAAGACTTATGCAAGGACAAAGTCACTGACAAAGTAGATGAAGTTAGTCCTTCCTTGTCTTCTGAAGAGAAGAATCTGGATCCAAATATTGGTCCTGATTGCAGCAGCAAGAAGAGTTTACCAAAAGGgacctttctttttaaacttgaaacagcagaagaaatggaaaggaaacgTGATCAAGACAATGATTCTTCTATTCAAATGCTAAAAGATTTCTTGGAGGagggaaatgaagaaatgagCCAATATTTCTTACCACCGAAGTCCTTATTGCGCTATGCCTTCTTGTTAGACATTGTTAAACCCACCTCCCGGAGATCCACGTGCTTCACAAAAGGGTAAGATGCAAAGACAATGTCTTGCTGAATCACGTCTGGaaattttaagtgtatttttgcttatgTCCTATAAAAACGAAGAGGGAAGATTCATAAAAACAACCCAggcctctgaaaaaaacctccttATATAGTGTGCTTCGTGGTCCAGTGGCATGCCAGCATGAGAGACTGTTCTGCCAGACATCATGTGCCCACTCCAAAAAGGCATTCACAAAAGACAGTGCCATTTGTTGTTGACCTTCACAGAAGCTTAATTACCCCTGCGGAAATACGGTTCCAGTAGACCTCTGTAGTACTGATTCATTAATGAATTTCTTTATATTGCTCAATGAAGTTACAAAGTGTCATGCATGACAGATCCATTCCTCATTAAAACTGTCTTCATTGTACATTTTATTGATTTCTTggatttttcagctgtgtaGGTCAGAATAGCTGTGGATCAGCCATATGCCATAAAACCAGTTAGGTTGCTGCATTGCAAGTCATGTATGTGATGGAGTAGAACATCAGTCCTTTTCTGTCTAGTAGTTTTCTGATGTGTGCCTTGCAATTTTACATTTGACTGCCGGAGGTTGGCGAGTGTTCTGAAATGCCACAGACAATTGGTCAGGAGCTTTTCCACTGAATGCATTTGTATTGGAAAATGCCAGTTGGAGCCTGAAAGTTTGTGGGAAATGTTAATATTGGTGAATTTTtcaaattagattatttttttttttagaattctCAGAATGTTTCAGTAAAATGGCTTTATTGATGAGTTAAAGCTAATCATAACTTTTTTAATTAGTAGAAATTAGACTGCCAGATAGAGTTCCTTCAgaatttgtgattttttaacTATTTGACAATAAAAAAgctgagaagagaaagaatttcAGAAGTTCAAAATTTGTGCAAAAGGAAAGCTCTTTCCCCAGTTTCTTGCTGACATAAGCCTTTTCTGCCCTCACTTTTTTGAATTGTGGGAGTCAGCATCTTGTGGGATCTGTTTCTTAATGAGAACAGTCAAATAAAAGCCTTGGGCCAGAATGATCTCTTATGTAGCTCATGTATGGCTTAAGTGTCATCAAAAATAAATTGGCCACTTGTGGTTTCACTAGAATACGTCATGGTAGTTTGTGGTTATTTTTATCAAAATCACACTGAAGGAGGCTCCTGAGTAGCTGATATGAAGTCTTTATATTTAGTGGTGGGAAATCTGACACGGAGTGTGACTGTTGCTGTTCTGCTGATGTGGAAGAAGCCAGGCCAGATGGTTATGGTAGTTCTTCTTGGCTCAAAATGTAGGAATCTGATTTGCTGTCTTTGTTCCCTTTTTAAAGAGCCTTTGGGCAGGAAGGCTTCTAACATTGTTCTCAATGTGGTCATATAAGTTATAGCTCTCCATTAAGACAAGGGTTATAATTATATCGCAGGCTTCATCCAAGTCACTTTCAGAGGTAAAGAATAAGTTACTGCTGTTCTGGGAGTTATGTTTTTAGGTTTCTCTGAAGCGTGAGATCTAGTAAAGAGGACCCTGGATAGAGCAGAACAGCACTCTGATACAGACAGTCCCTCTTCTGAGGTTCCTGTCTGGTGTCTTTCTTTTAAGTCATACTGACTATCAGCTTTGAGACTGGGAGAAAAATTTTTCCTCAGGTCTGATTGGTTTTCAGGTATTTCCAGCAAGGTTTGTGTGATGAGGATAATCTGCGTATGCCTTCTCCAGTCCTTGCTAATTTAGGGACCTCAAACACTTGATATTTCATCAGtgttttttgcctttctgcctttgtCATATCAGTATGTCTTCTGAAAGGCTTTGGTGGAGTATAGGGCAAAATGTAATGGCCTGTGATGTGTGAGATATCAAGCAGATGATCCTGTGTTCCCTTCTGACCTTGGACTCCTTGGCAATTGGAAAATGATTGTGGAATTCCTTGGGACTACAAACACTGTGGTTTCTCTTAGGAATATGTTTGTGGTGATTGAAGTTGCCCATTTTaaaggacagagaaaatgaaaactacttCTTCAGATGTAATAATTTTGGACTGACTTGTAAATTGTTGATATGCGATTGACAAGAGAAGCAATACCttctaaaatactttaatattaGTTATATTAGTTACAGGAACACTCTGTAGCATTGCGGAAATTAACTGTTTGTTAGTCGTGATATAGGACACAATATACCCAGAAATAATATTATGTGTGTGAAATATAAAAGTTTTTTTGAAAGCCGACAGAAATAAGGATGGGGGGGAAGTCTTGAGTCAGATGAAAATTGAACACTGTAATTTAGTAAGCCAacttatttcattaaaactggTAATGAAATGTCAGAAAATCAATGCATCATTTTTTACTGTGGCAAAAATTCCTGGTTTTAATTATGTTCTGAGTCTAAGgtatgaattttaatttttctgtagtCAGCAGCTGCAATAAGAATTAATAACAATTCAGTTAATGTTGGCCATCTACCCACATTTGTGttaaaaacccaacaccacCCCCACTGGCTCCCAAACCACTTTTACActaactagattttttttttttggggggggggggggcggggagttCTGTACTTTAGTGCCAAGAttctttactttaaaataccACTTTgaaatttgtctttattttggcTCGGATATATTAATCTGAAATATGATCAGATGCTATATAAGATCAGGATTCCTCAATGCTATGTGTGTTACATTGTTAAACTTGTTAGGAATTTTCTGAATGCAACTAACCAATTAAGGGTGGTATATTTACAACACAGTTCAATTCCATGTGTTTTTAATCTGCATCAGTGTTTAGGGCCTTTTGTTCTGATCCTAAGGAAGATTTGCaagcactttattttaaaacaagtgttGCTGTCACTGACATTGGCAGAACTACTCATAAGCTTTTCcaaatgaagaagaaatgctCGAGATTGAAACATGCTGGGTCATTGTGTCTGTGCTGAAGGGGGGGTATTCTGTTATTTATTGTGGAATTAGAAAGGcttgaaacaaaaattgttCCAGTGCCTTGCTCTAAAATGGGCCGAAGTAGAGCAAAAGACTTCTGTAATTGTCTTTACAGATGTGCAGATAAAACTAGAGAATAGCACCTGTTAATGATTGCAGACCATATCTGTCTAATGTGGGGGATCTTCTGAAGTTCTTCCACAGTGCAAAAGCCTTCTGTTTGCTTGACTCAGTCTCTTTGTGTTCAGGATGTTCAAACACTAGCACAGTTAGACCATCGGAGCATGTTTCTGAAAGCctgtaattacatttaaatggTAACCTGGAAGAGACTACAGAGTAAATATGTTGCTAAGCAGCCAACCACAAAGCATCCAGGAAAGCTATCATATGGTTTTAGAATGTAAGTTTGCTTACTGTTTAgttggatttaatttttttctttctgttggaCTGCTCTGCATAGATGCCTGGTCATCCCCCATCCGTTCCCTCTGGAAAATCCACAAGCAACCGAAAGTTAAATCTGACTGAACAACTTTGTTCCTAATGGAGAGACAATTTGAACTCTTAGGACCATTTGGCCTTTGACACATTTTGCCTTAATTGGTTTGTGCAGTGTAGGTGGCCCTTTCTGATGATGCTATGCTTGAATTCCTCGGGCTTGTGTAGTAGCCTGGTTGCCTTATATAAGGCTGTTGGTGTGGATAGTAACCTCCCTGCGTCTTTGCAGTTGTCAGTACTATGAGGTttgatgaaaaaattaatttaagattgtttctgttgttgttgttaaggTATGGACACTATGTGGAAGGGACAGGCTCAGTTCTGCAGACAGCAGTAGATGTACAGGTAAGAATGTGTAGACTAACATATGAGAATgacttgttttaaaactgatatgagacttgttttaaaacttgttttttcctgtcttctgcttttttgctCTGAATATTGTAACAAGCTTTTAAAGCTACATTTTATGGCAACCAAGTTTCCAATTGATTTACTTTGTGTTCCTAAACAACAGTTTATTTAGATCAAAATTGTATGTATGGCTCTGTGTGTAGAATATGAGTTGGTATTATTGTTATCTGTCATGTGATACAGAGGTTTCACAGGGTTAtgtgaaaacattaaaaattattaattctaTGGATAGACTATATAGAATACAGTGTCATGAATCTAGGGCCATTTTTTATACACAGATGGTCCACTAAATACTGTCATATGTATAGCATGTTTTAATTTCAATAGTATTATTTATCTGGGAAGACACAGTATTTTGTGAAGTTCTACTGTTGATACTGAGTTCACCACAAAGTGGTATTTAGGCATTGGGAAAGGTAATAATGTGTCAGTgaatcagatattttttcacGAGGCCTGTTTTGTACGCAGGCATTTCCTCCAGCACTTTGGTGCTGTTCACTAAAATTATATAGCATTTCTGAGCATAAGAAGAATGCAGCCTTGGAATTCAGGATAATCTCAAAGTAACTATTAAAACAGCTGTATCCATACAGTTTAATTTGTGTGGAGGGTCTGCTATTGACTTATATTGTCACTATCCTGTCATAAACAGATGTTTATAGTCCTTCGATTGCCTCATTACCTAGTGGTATAGCTTGTAACTGGAGGAAGAAGTGATGAATGCCCTCATGGCAACGCTGATTTCTTTCTTGCAAGTCCATGTATTGAGTTGTTGGCTGCAAAAAACCACCACTGATTATACTTTCAAGGAAAACGTGCTATTGTCTTTGTCACTGTGATAATTGAAAGAAATAGTCTGTTAAGATGTGACTTAAATTTTACATATTTGGCCTGCGTTGGTGATACCTGTTCTGGATATTCTTCATAGCTCGAATCAGTGTTTAAGCATATTGAGGAGTTACCAGAAGAAGAGAAGCTTATGAAATTGTCAACACTAAAACTGAGGTACTTTACCCCAAGAGAAATAGCAAATCTTCACGGATTCCCTCTGGAATTTGGTATGTGCTGGAAAGTACCCATTTTTACataattctt
Coding sequences:
- the TRDMT1 gene encoding tRNA (cytosine(38)-C(5))-methyltransferase isoform X3, which translates into the protein MKFISTTFRARHYGQRQLRIGLQGDVSDPRAKSFLYILDTLPRLQKLPKYLLLENVKGFESSSARNELLRTLATCGFKCQEFLLSPTCLGIPNSRLRYFLIARLHQEPFSFQAPGQILTRFPHHDLEDLCKDKVTDKVDEVSPSLSSEEKNLDPNIGPDCSSKKSLPKGTFLFKLETAEEMERKRDQDNDSSIQMLKDFLEEGNEEMSQYFLPPKSLLRYAFLLDIVKPTSRRSTCFTKGYGHYVEGTGSVLQTAVDVQLESVFKHIEELPEEEKLMKLSTLKLRYFTPREIANLHGFPLEFGFPDKVTIKQCYRLLGNSLNVHVVAKLITVLLG
- the TRDMT1 gene encoding tRNA (cytosine(38)-C(5))-methyltransferase isoform X1, which translates into the protein MAPLRVLELYSGIGGMHQALKESCTSAEVVAAVDVNTLANEVYKHNFPGTPLWAKTIEGITLKEFDRLSFDMILMSPPCQPFTRIGLQGDVSDPRAKSFLYILDTLPRLQKLPKYLLLENVKGFESSSARNELLRTLATCGFKCQEFLLSPTCLGIPNSRLRYFLIARLHQEPFSFQAPGQILTRFPHHDLEDLCKDKVTDKVDEVSPSLSSEEKNLDPNIGPDCSSKKSLPKGTFLFKLETAEEMERKRDQDNDSSIQMLKDFLEEGNEEMSQYFLPPKSLLRYAFLLDIVKPTSRRSTCFTKGYGHYVEGTGSVLQTAVDVQLESVFKHIEELPEEEKLMKLSTLKLRYFTPREIANLHGFPLEFGFPDKVTIKQCYRLLGNSLNVHVVAKLITVLLG
- the TRDMT1 gene encoding tRNA (cytosine(38)-C(5))-methyltransferase isoform X2 → MSAESCTSAEVVAAVDVNTLANEVYKHNFPGTPLWAKTIEGITLKEFDRLSFDMILMSPPCQPFTRIGLQGDVSDPRAKSFLYILDTLPRLQKLPKYLLLENVKGFESSSARNELLRTLATCGFKCQEFLLSPTCLGIPNSRLRYFLIARLHQEPFSFQAPGQILTRFPHHDLEDLCKDKVTDKVDEVSPSLSSEEKNLDPNIGPDCSSKKSLPKGTFLFKLETAEEMERKRDQDNDSSIQMLKDFLEEGNEEMSQYFLPPKSLLRYAFLLDIVKPTSRRSTCFTKGYGHYVEGTGSVLQTAVDVQLESVFKHIEELPEEEKLMKLSTLKLRYFTPREIANLHGFPLEFGFPDKVTIKQCYRLLGNSLNVHVVAKLITVLLG
- the TRDMT1 gene encoding tRNA (cytosine(38)-C(5))-methyltransferase isoform X4 encodes the protein MLWRKVQLLQIGLQGDVSDPRAKSFLYILDTLPRLQKLPKYLLLENVKGFESSSARNELLRTLATCGFKCQEFLLSPTCLGIPNSRLRYFLIARLHQEPFSFQAPGQILTRFPHHDLEDLCKDKVTDKVDEVSPSLSSEEKNLDPNIGPDCSSKKSLPKGTFLFKLETAEEMERKRDQDNDSSIQMLKDFLEEGNEEMSQYFLPPKSLLRYAFLLDIVKPTSRRSTCFTKGYGHYVEGTGSVLQTAVDVQLESVFKHIEELPEEEKLMKLSTLKLRYFTPREIANLHGFPLEFGFPDKVTIKQCYRLLGNSLNVHVVAKLITVLLG